CCTCTCCTGGGGCCGGAACGCATCCTCGTCCGTCATGGCGACGGTCGGTCGTATGCCGTACGGATCAAGCAGCGCGGAGAACTCCGCACGCGCCTCCATCTGCTGCTCAGGGGAAAGATCGGGGGCTGCGCTACGCCCGGCGAGCCAGTTGAGCTCACCTATGCGTCCTCTGTCCGATGTGGACAGCTCCTGGTGCGCCGGGAGCTCGGCTCCTTCGCGTAGAAGGTCTTCCCGCACGGGGGCCAAACCTTCGGCGGCGCGTTCGCGCACGGCGACGAGCTCACCGAGTTCGTGTGCGAGCACCCGACCCAACATCTCGGCCGGAAGACGGTCGGAGACGCGGATGACGTAGTTCTGCGACGTTGTGTTCGTCGCCGTGTCGGCGATCGTCCCTGTCTCCAGCGGAACGGCGTCCACCCAGACCGTCGCGGACTTCCCCTGGCTGTCCCGCAGTACGAAATACTGACGCCCGTCGTTGGTCCGATCCGCGTCGAGGGAGTCCAGCCCGTCCCCGAGGACAGCGGCGGCCACCGAGCCCATGTCGCGTCCCGCGGCCGACACGAGTTCTTCCTGGTGCGCGTGTGGGTACTGCGGCAGTGTGCCTACCACCATCCGGGGATTGGCCGAACTGTCCATGTGATGCCCCTCCCCAGGCCCGGTACATGGTCAAATCGCACAACAGACTTAGGATCATGTCATGTTGAGAGCCCGATCCTCGTTGGAAGCGCACCTGTACATGGACTTGCACCCGTGCGAGTGCGGGAGTCCCGACTTCGATCGTCGGCATCGTCTGGAGCAGCACGGTGACGACATCGTCGCCGTCTACGAGGGCACCTGCCGGGACTGCGGCCGCAACCGGATCTTCACCTTCTTGATGGCGGACGAAATCCCACCGCCGCCGCCCGCCTTCGGCGGCCCTGAGCCGTCCGAGATCATCGATCCCGGTGAGTTCGCGGAAGTCGCACACCGCGTCTCTCGTCGCACCGGGCTCGACATGCTCAACTCGCCTGAATCCGAGCACCATAAGTACCGGGGCGCGATGGCATACGCGCTGGCTGCCTTCGAGGAGCTTCCGAAGTTCATTCCTCAGGGGCAGGACGCCATTCCGGCATCCGCCTTCACCTCCGAGGTGGGCAAGGCTCGCTATGACAGGGAGCCGGCAAAGTTCGATCGCGACATTCTCGAGATGGACATCGACCTCACCCGTAAGGTCCTCGCCGACATCGACGCGGTCAGCAGCCAGCCCGGCGGGGCCGCTCCCAAGGCGTGAGCGGGTACGGAGCGCATCCTCGACGGCTTCGGGTATCGGCACTGCCTGAGGACGTGGTGAAAAGCTGCTCAGTGAGGTAAGGCTTCGTCTCGCGATTCCCGAGCGCAGGAATGATGTCCGTCATGTTCTGCGCCATGTCTTGCCCCGGGTGGAGGGCCGCTCGTGTTGGCCGGCCACTGCTGGTTGACCTGGTCGTCGTAGTCGACGGTGTCGAGACGGACCACTCGCTGGAGCCAGCCGACGTCTTTCTGGTGCAGGACCAGGAATGGAGGGTGGACCGGTCGAGAACTCGATTCCCCGTCCGGGAACTGGACGGTTGCGCTTGCCCGGGTCGGATGACTGGCGACGCGTCCAAGAGCGACGCCGGGTCTTCGAAGTTGAGCGGTGCACCCTTCGGCGCGCTGTGGAGAGCCGGGGGGCTTCCCTGTGGAAATGTGACACTTCTGTGCTGGAGTGTCACATTTCCGCGTCGTGTCCACCCGTCCCCAGCTCGCGCGCACCGCTCAACTTCGTAGACCCGATTACGACTCCTGGGCCGAATTGAGAGCACCCTGAAATCCGCCCGTAGGCGTGGGGGAGCTGACGCGTCCGGAGGGAGTTTCGGGCGCGTCTACGTCCATGTCTGCTGCGCCTTGGCGTGCCGCAGGAGGGCGGTCAGGGCCTCCTGAGTGGTGGCCAGGATGATGTCCGGGGTGTCGCTTTCGCGGAGGCGGATCGTTCCGTGGGGGGTGGGGGCGAGGTAGAGGCAGTTGCCTTCCGGGCCGCCGCTGTACGACGACTTCTGCCACTTCAGTTCGGGCATTCCGTGCCTCCTCAGAGGGTGTAGAGCAGGTGCTGGATCAAGGCCAACGAGTCCTTCACCGAGTGAGTCTCGGGGGCCAACGATACGTCGATGGGGGCGAGGGCGTACTTCGCGATGCGGGCGAACAGGGCGTCGTACTCCGAGAGTTGGCACGGCTGCACCAAGTAGTGGGCGCCCAGCAGTTGTTCGACCACCACCGTGCCCAACTTCGGTTCGGCGGGGACGATGTGTGCGAAGTTGCCGGTGAGTGCGGCCTGTGCCTGAGCGCTGAACGGGTAGATCTGGATCGTCACGTTGGGCAGGCGTGCCAGCTCGATCAGCCGCAGCAACTGCTCCCGTACGACATCGTCACCGCCGAACCGCATGTGCAGCGCCGACTCGTGGATGACGGCATGGACGGTCGGCGGTTCGTCGCGCGTCAGGATGTGCTGCCGTTCCATGCGAAACCGCAGTCCCTCCTCGATGTTCGCGAAGCCCAGGTCCGGGCTGGTGAAGATGGCGCGCGTGTAGGCGGGGGTCTGGAAGAGGCCCGGGATGAACAGCGGCTCGTGCGTCCTGATGGCCACGGCCTCTGATTCGAGTTCGGCCAGATTGAGGGCGTTGGGCCCCATGTGCTTGCGGTACGCCCGCCACCAGCCTCTGCCGGTCGACTCGGACAGGGCGACCAGGGATTCAATGTACGCCTTATCTGTACAACCGTAGAGGTCGCAGAGCTCGCGCAGTCGCGGGGTCAGGATGCTCGTCTTGGCGGTCTCGATCTGACTCAGTTGGACCCGGCCCATGCTGATCCGCCCGGCCGCCTCACCAGCCGTCAAACCCGCCTGTTCGCGCAGGTGTTTGAGTTCGAAGCCGAGTCGCCGCTGACGCTCGCTGATGGTCGTGCGCAGTCCCACGTGTCTCTCCTTGTCGGCGTGCCCAAAGTCTGCCCCGGCTGGAGCGGTTGGTCCACCGGTGAGGGTGATTGGGTTGTTAATGAAAGCCTTTCTGGCCTACCTTGGGTGAGGAATCGGTCACGCACCGAAACCGTCCAACTTCCCCTGCCCGTAAGCCGACAGAGCACCCGCACCCCGTGGGCGACGCCATCGCCGGGCACACAAAGGAGCCGCCCCCATGAACCCAGCTCGCCGTGCCGCCCACCGGACAGCTCAACTCGCCTGGGAATACAGCCTGTTCGCCCCGGCCGACGTCACCTCGCCGCGCGTGTGCCGGGACTTCGTGCGCGCCGTTCTCTTCACCCACGACAAGGAGTCCCTGGTCATGCCGGCGGCCCTGTGTACCTCGGAGCTCGTCACGAACGTGCACCTGCACACCAAGGGCACCGCCATGCTCCGTATCCGGCTGACGCCGACCGGTCTGCGGGTCAGCGTCTTCGACGAGAGTCCTGACCCGCCTGTCGTGGCGTACCCCGTCGGCGGGGCGGTGGCCTGTTGGGGGAGGGGGCTCGCGCTCGTCGAGGAGATGGCGGATGTGTGGGGGGTCGCGGAGGAGAGGGCGGGGCGGTATGCGAAGGGGGTGTGGTTCGAGTTGGGCGGGGACGGTAGATCGTTTCTTCGTCGCTCGAACGGGTGAGCCGGGTTTATTTTCCCTGGTCAGCCCTATTGCCGTACCTACCGTGATCGCGTCGCTTGTGCCCCAAGGGACGCCAAGCCCACACTTGAGGAGGTGATGCCGCCATGACCGCTCTTGCGCACGAGAGGCCCGAGACGATGCCTGAGACCAAGACCGCGCCTCAGGACCTGCCCGACAACGGGCCCGGCCTCGACGAGGTCGTGTGGCAGGCATGGAAGGCCATGGAACTCCCCGAGGGCTACCGCGCTGAGATCATCGAGGGAGCCATCGAGGTGTCGCCCACCGGCCGCTATTCGCACAGCCAGATCATCTTCCTGCTGAAGGAGGCGCTGGGAGACTTCCTCAGGAGCGGGGACTTCGCCGCCCTGCACGACACCAACATCATCCACGAGGGCTCGGCGTGGATTCCCGACCTGTTCGTCGTCGCCAGGGACCCCGAGCGCTACGTGACCGATGACGGCCTCGGCCTCACCGCTGCCGCGGTTCGGGTGATCTTCGAAGTCGTTTCCCCCGGCAAGCGCAACCAGGACCGCGACCACGTCCGTAAGCGTCGCGAATACGCCCGCGCCGGTATCCCCGTCTACGTCCTCATCGACGACTACGACGACCAGGGTGCCGTCACCCTCTTCACCGGGCCTCAGGCTGACAAGGCCGACTGGGAGGACGTCCACCGCGTCCCCTACGGCACCGACGTGATCGTCCCCAAAGGCCCCGCCAAGGGGTTCGTCGTCGGTGAGGCGATCACCGGGCCCAAGCGGGGCTGAGTCGGCGGCGGATGCTCAGCTCAGCTGTTCCGTCGTCCCGTCCGGGTGGATCAGGAGGCGGATCGCGCCGCCGTAGCGGTTGTCGGTGATCGTGGCCGGGGTGGGGGCGCCCAGTTGTTGGGCGCGTTGTTGGAGGATCGACAGGACCACGTCCTGGATGTCGCCGTAGGGCGGGGCGGTGACCGGGACGCCGTCGATCAGGCCGGCGTTGGGGGAGAAGACGTGCACCTGGGCGTCCGCCGTGGTGGGGGACGGGGCCGGGTACGGGGGTGGCGGCGTCGGTTCGGTCATCGGGGATCAGGGTCCTTCCGGCTCGGTTCCGGGGCAGTTCCGGGTCAGGCGCTCTTCGCCTCGTCCTGTTCGGGGACGTCCACGGCGACGTTCACCGTGCGAGCGTACGTGCCTCGGGCGAGGCGTTGCAGGCGGCCCGACTTGACCAGGGCGGACAGGACGTTGCTGATCGTCTTCGAGGGGTCGCCGTAGACGCCGGGCGGGAGTGCGCGCAGGACGTCGCGGGCGGAGAAGGGGCCCGGGAACGTCGCCGCGACCGTTTCCACGGCGGCTCGGATGCTGGGGGTGGCGGGGGGTGTGGGTGTGGAGGGGGTGCCTGTCCTCATACCCGTCCCCGTCCTCGTTCCCGGCCCTGCTGTTGTGTTGGGGGTGGTCGGGTGTGGGAGGCGGGCGCGGATGCCCTGTAGCGCGGTGCGGATCGGCTCCAGGTGGACCTCGTCGGCGTCCGAGGTCGCGGCCAGCATGGTCGTCACCTTCTCGATGTTGGCGAGGGAGGAGGCGAGTTCGCGCAGCAGGGGTTCCAGGAAGTCGCGGCGCAGGGCCGCCACCGGGTCGGTGGTGGCGAGTTCGACGGAGACCGAGCCGGTCAGGGCGCGCAGGGGGTTGCCGGTGTCCGTGGCGGGCAGGGCGGGCACAGCGGGATCGCGGGTGCCCTGGCTGCGCTCCGGGGCCGGTGTCGTCAGTGTCTCCAGTGCCTCCACTGCCTTCCGTACCGCGCGGAGGTTCTCCGGCAGTTCCGGTGCGATGCCGCCGCCGGGCACGCTCGCCAGCATCGTGACCAACTGCTCCAGGCTGTCCAGCGTGGGCAGGGCCGAGCGGATCAGGGGGGCCAGCAGAGCCTGTCGTACGGCCTGGGCGGGATCGTCGTACGAGAAGGCGATCCGCTGCCCGGACTCGGCCGCTGCCATGTCCTCGTTCCTGCTTTCCGGGTGTGCGTGCGGGTGGGGGAGGGGGTGTCTGTGGGTGCCCTGTGTGGTGGTGTGCTCGTGCAACTGCCTCGGGATTGCGGGCAACTCGCGTCGTAGCGTGGCCAGTTGCTCCTGGCGGGCGTCGAACGCGTCGAGTATCCGCTCCAGTTCGGGCAGGCCGCGCTCGGCGGCGTGGCGGGCAGCCGCGTCGGTCGTACGGGAGCGCAGGCGGAGCAGACGGCGGGATGTGTCGCCGGTGCCGGAGCCCGAGCCGGTTGCGGAGCCGGCGGCGTCCGTCGTGTGGGTGGGCAGGTTGCCGTTCGGGTCGCCGACGGCGAGGGCGCGGCGGATCCAGCGGCGGTCTTCCAGGGTGGTCGCGGCCGCGTAGCCGTAGGGCTCGGCGTGGGCGATGGCGTCCTGGAGGCATTCCGCCCACAGCGGGCAGGAAGCGCACAGGTCACGGGCGGTGCGGAGCAGGACCAGGTGCTGGTGGCGCTGTTCGGGCGGGGTGTCCGGGATGTCCGTCGACGCCTCGAGGAGCGGGTGCTGGAAGACGTCCGGTCGGCGCTGGCAGGGCAGGGCGGCGTCCGGTATGTGGGCTCCCGGCCCCCGTACCGGTCCGCGCGTCGGCCGCGCGTGCAGCACCGTATGGCTGGCCATACGCATGTGTGTAGTCCCCCGTGCTGAAGCCTGATCGGAGGGGACTTTAGAACGACAGGTCAACCCCGTGCAACGCATCTGCAAAGCATGTACCGATCCGGCACAGTGACGAGACGAAACGTTCACATGGGCCTCAACTGTCCGACGGGTCAGTGGCTTTGCGCGGCCGTCGGTGGTCAAGTGCCAGGCGGAGACGGGCTGTCACGCGGGTCACCATGGCTTTCGCGCGGTCTCCGCGCAGCGCCAGGACGCCGATCACGCCGAGGAATCCGACCGGTACGCCCGCTTCTGGCAGGAACATCCCGACGACGGACGCGATGACGAGGATCACATCCGCGAGGACGACGGTGACGCCGCGGCGGCCCGGGTGGTTCTTCACCATCCAGGCGCCGAGGAGGGCCATTCCGGCGAGGGCCCAGTAGCCGAACACCGCCTGTCCGCTGACGGCCGCGCCCGTGTTCCAGCGTGCCGCGTCGCCCGCGGCCGAGAGGTAGCCGGTGAGTGCGGCGGCGATGGTCGTCGAGGCCAGGGCCAGCAGCAACTGGACGCGGCGGCGGAGCAGCCAGACGACGACGCCGAGGACGATCAGTGTGCCGACCGTGACGAAGGACGAGCCGCTCTGGGAGGCCAGGGTGAACAAGGTGTAGGCGGCCGCGATGCCGAAGACGATGCGGGGGAGGAGCTTGACCGCCCAGGGGTCGTTCCTGTCCTGGTGGAGGAGGCGGCGGAGGCGGGGCGGTGTTGCGGCGGGCGTCTGTGTCTGCTTGCCGGGGCGGGGCTGTGGGGTGCCGGGGCCGGTGCGGGTGCGCGGGGTGCGGCTCATGGGCGGGGTCACACTCCCATTCCCGTGTCGCGGGACTGCTCGGGGGCGGGAGGGGCCTGGGTGGGAGTCGCGGGAGTGGCGGGCTTGTCCGGGGCGGTGAGCTGCTTGGTCTGTGGGGTGACGCCGGGCAGGAAGGCGTGGGCGCCGGCCAGGGACTTCGTCGTCGCGGTGGGGAGAGGCTGGGGGACCACGGGTCCCACCTTCGCGTTCACCGTGACGCCGGGCAGGTACTGGCCGTGGGTGCTGATGGCGGGGGCCGGCGGGGGCTTCGGCGTCGCCGAGGACTCCTGCGCCGGCTCGCGGAGCGAGGCAGCCCATTGCTGGTCCTCGACGCTGGGCAGCGTCACCTCGTGGTCCGGACGCAGGACCTTGATCTCCTCGACGAGCTTCTCCACATCGGCCGCACGGGCGGGGCCGTCCATGGTCGCCACGCGGGCGCAGACCTCCAGGACGGCGGCGCGTTGGGCCTCGGGGGTGGGGAGCGCCGCCAACTGCTCCAGGTCCAGGTGGCCTGCCTTGGTCAGCGGCGTGCACTTGGGGTCGTTCTCGTCGTACGAGAAGGTGTGGACCTGGGCGCGGACGGCCTGGGAGGACAGCAACTCCTGTGTCTCGGGTGCCAGGTCCGCGTACTTCTGCGTCGGCGCCGGATACATGAAGTTGATGATGTCGAGTTTGCCGTCCTGGCGGAGCTGTCGTGACTCGGTCTGGTAGGCGACGGTTCCCGGGTTGAGCTCGGCCATGAAGAAGAGGGCCTCGCCCTCCGTCTTCGCGGCGTACTTCTCGGAGAGGGTGCCCCAGGCGTCGTAGGCCAGGGCCGTACCCGCCTTCTGATCCAGGTCCAGCGCGTCCTGCATCTCCGTGTCCCACAGATGGAGTCGACCCAGTGCTTCTCCGCCAGGCGTGCCCTCCAAGTACCGCAGAGTGTCCTGCACGATCGAGTTCTGTGCCTCGGTGTACGCAGCCGCCATGTGCATGCTGTACAGCTCTTCCCCGGGCTCCATATTGATCTGCGGGTGGTCCTCGAGCCGGTAGGACCAGAAGGTCGATCTGGTGTCGGGGGTTGGCAGGTCCACGTCCTGAGCGGCCGCGAACGCCCGCAGCCGCTGGTGGAGTTGCTTCCTGTACTCCTTGTCCGGGAGGTGATCGATGCCCTCGCGCAGCCCCCTCGCGATCCGCTTGGCTTCGGCCTCGGTCAGCCCGGGCTCAACGATCTGCTGCCGGTCACGGGCGTTGTCGAGAACTTGGCCCGGGATGTGTGCCTGGATCACACGGCCTCCGGCGGGTAGCAGGTTACTTTGATCATCGTGCGTCGGAGCGCGCCCGGCGCTCCTACGGACCCCGGCTTGACGGCGAGAACGGTGATGTGACCTTCTGGCCCTCCCTGTCGCCAGATCGCCAGGCGATAGGGGTCCATGTCCTCCAGGCGAAGGTTGCTGGGCACGAGCCAGTGCCGGTCGTGCGGCGGTTCCGGGAAGGCGGGGTCATCCCAGGCACCTCTG
The Streptomyces sp. NBC_01485 genome window above contains:
- a CDS encoding DUF6406 domain-containing protein translates to MSCPGWRAARVGRPLLVDLVVVVDGVETDHSLEPADVFLVQDQEWRVDRSRTRFPVRELDGCACPGRMTGDASKSDAGSSKLSGAPFGALWRAGGLPCGNVTLLCWSVTFPRRVHPSPARAHRSTS
- a CDS encoding DUF397 domain-containing protein translates to MPELKWQKSSYSGGPEGNCLYLAPTPHGTIRLRESDTPDIILATTQEALTALLRHAKAQQTWT
- a CDS encoding helix-turn-helix domain-containing protein, translating into MGLRTTISERQRRLGFELKHLREQAGLTAGEAAGRISMGRVQLSQIETAKTSILTPRLRELCDLYGCTDKAYIESLVALSESTGRGWWRAYRKHMGPNALNLAELESEAVAIRTHEPLFIPGLFQTPAYTRAIFTSPDLGFANIEEGLRFRMERQHILTRDEPPTVHAVIHESALHMRFGGDDVVREQLLRLIELARLPNVTIQIYPFSAQAQAALTGNFAHIVPAEPKLGTVVVEQLLGAHYLVQPCQLSEYDALFARIAKYALAPIDVSLAPETHSVKDSLALIQHLLYTL
- a CDS encoding ATP-binding protein codes for the protein MNPARRAAHRTAQLAWEYSLFAPADVTSPRVCRDFVRAVLFTHDKESLVMPAALCTSELVTNVHLHTKGTAMLRIRLTPTGLRVSVFDESPDPPVVAYPVGGAVACWGRGLALVEEMADVWGVAEERAGRYAKGVWFELGGDGRSFLRRSNG
- a CDS encoding Uma2 family endonuclease — encoded protein: MTALAHERPETMPETKTAPQDLPDNGPGLDEVVWQAWKAMELPEGYRAEIIEGAIEVSPTGRYSHSQIIFLLKEALGDFLRSGDFAALHDTNIIHEGSAWIPDLFVVARDPERYVTDDGLGLTAAAVRVIFEVVSPGKRNQDRDHVRKRREYARAGIPVYVLIDDYDDQGAVTLFTGPQADKADWEDVHRVPYGTDVIVPKGPAKGFVVGEAITGPKRG
- a CDS encoding WhiB family transcriptional regulator, whose protein sequence is MASHTVLHARPTRGPVRGPGAHIPDAALPCQRRPDVFQHPLLEASTDIPDTPPEQRHQHLVLLRTARDLCASCPLWAECLQDAIAHAEPYGYAAATTLEDRRWIRRALAVGDPNGNLPTHTTDAAGSATGSGSGTGDTSRRLLRLRSRTTDAAARHAAERGLPELERILDAFDARQEQLATLRRELPAIPRQLHEHTTTQGTHRHPLPHPHAHPESRNEDMAAAESGQRIAFSYDDPAQAVRQALLAPLIRSALPTLDSLEQLVTMLASVPGGGIAPELPENLRAVRKAVEALETLTTPAPERSQGTRDPAVPALPATDTGNPLRALTGSVSVELATTDPVAALRRDFLEPLLRELASSLANIEKVTTMLAATSDADEVHLEPIRTALQGIRARLPHPTTPNTTAGPGTRTGTGMRTGTPSTPTPPATPSIRAAVETVAATFPGPFSARDVLRALPPGVYGDPSKTISNVLSALVKSGRLQRLARGTYARTVNVAVDVPEQDEAKSA